One segment of Hippopotamus amphibius kiboko isolate mHipAmp2 chromosome 2, mHipAmp2.hap2, whole genome shotgun sequence DNA contains the following:
- the EGR3 gene encoding early growth response protein 3 isoform X2 yields MTGKLAEKLPVTMSSLLNQLPDNLYPEEIPSALNLFSGSSDSVAHYNQMATENVMDIGLTNEKPNPELSYSGSFQPAPGNKTVTYLGKFAFDSPSNWCQDNIISLMSAGILGVPPASGALSTQTSTASMVQPPQGEVEAMYPALPPYSNCSDLYSEPVSFHDPQGNPGLAYSPQDYQSAKPALDSNLFPMIPDYNLYHHPNDMGSIPEHKPFQGMDPIRVNPPPITPLETIKAFKDKQIHPGFGSLPQPPLTLKPIRPRKYPNRPSKTPLHERPHACPAEGCDRRFSRSDELTRHLRIHTGHKPFQCRICMRSFSRSDHLTTHIRTHTGEKPFACEFCGRKFARSDERKRHAKIHLKQKEKKAEKGGAPSASSAAPVSLAPVVTTCA; encoded by the exons ATGACCGGCAAACTCGCCGAGAAGCTGCCGGTGACCATGAGCAGTTTGCTAAACCAACTGCCTGACAATCTGTACCCCGAGGAGATCCCCAGCGCGCTCAACCTCTTTTCTGGCAGCAGCGACTCGGTAGCCCATTACAATCAGATGGCTACAG AGAATGTGATGGATATCGGTCTGACCAACGAGAAGCCCAATCCGGAACTCTCTTATTCGGGCTCCTTCCAGCCAGCCCCCGGCAACAAGACCGTGACCTACTTGGGAAAGTTCGCCTTCGACTCCCCTTCCAACTGGTGCCAGGACAACATCATTAGCCTCATGAGCGCCGGCATCTTGGGGGTGCCCCCGGCCTCTGGGGCACTCAGCACGCAGACCTCCACGGCCAGCATGGTGCAGCCGCCGCAGGGGGAAGTGGAGGCCATGTATCCGGCGCTGCCCCCTTATTCTAACTGCAGTGATCTCTACTCGGAGCCTGTGTCTTTCCACGACCCCCAGGGCAACCCCGGGCTCGCCTATTCCCCCCAGGATTACCAATCGGCCAAACCGGCCTTGGACAGCAATCTCTTCCCCATGATTCCTGACTACAACCTATACCACCACCCCAACGACATGGGCTCCATTCCGGAGCACAAGCCCTTCCAGGGCATGGACCCCATCCGGGTCAACCCGCCCCCTATTACCCCCCTGGAGACCATCAAGGCATTCAAAGACAAGCAGATCCACCCGGGCTTTGGCAGCCTGCCCCAGCCGCCGCTCACGCTCAAGCCCATCCGGCCCCGCAAGTATCCCAACCGACCCAGCAAGACCCCGCTCCACGAGCGGCCCCACGCGTGCCCGGCGGAGGGCTGCGACCGCCGTTTCAGCCGCTCGGACGAGCTGACCCGGCACCTGCGCATCCACACGGGCCACAAGCCCTTCCAGTGCCGGATCTGTATGCGGAGCTTCAGCCGCAGCGACCACCTTACCACTCACATCCGCACGCATACGGGCGAGAAGCCCTTTGCCTGCGAGTTCTGCGGGCGCAAGTTTGCGCGCAGCGACGAGCGCAAGCGCCACGCCAAGATCCACCTCAAGCAAAAGGAGAAGAAGGCGGAGAAAGGGGGTGCGCCTTCTGCGTCCTCGGCGGCCCCGGTGTCCCTGGCCCCTGTGGTCACTACCTGCGCCTGA
- the EGR3 gene encoding early growth response protein 3 isoform X1, translated as MDACMHGWMDGWMERWGRAGNFLGGELLFPPTPPALPDREGLVGDATVEASVLPGGGSRRPKGENVMDIGLTNEKPNPELSYSGSFQPAPGNKTVTYLGKFAFDSPSNWCQDNIISLMSAGILGVPPASGALSTQTSTASMVQPPQGEVEAMYPALPPYSNCSDLYSEPVSFHDPQGNPGLAYSPQDYQSAKPALDSNLFPMIPDYNLYHHPNDMGSIPEHKPFQGMDPIRVNPPPITPLETIKAFKDKQIHPGFGSLPQPPLTLKPIRPRKYPNRPSKTPLHERPHACPAEGCDRRFSRSDELTRHLRIHTGHKPFQCRICMRSFSRSDHLTTHIRTHTGEKPFACEFCGRKFARSDERKRHAKIHLKQKEKKAEKGGAPSASSAAPVSLAPVVTTCA; from the exons atggatgcatgcatgcatggatggatggatggatggatggagagatggggGCGCGCTGGGAATTTTCTGGGGGGCGAGTTGCTTTTCCCACCCACTCCTCCCGCCCTCCCCGATCGGGAAGGCTTGGTTGGCGACGCCACGGTAGAGGCTTCGGTTCTCCCGGGTGGGGGCAGCCGCCGACCGAAGGGAG AGAATGTGATGGATATCGGTCTGACCAACGAGAAGCCCAATCCGGAACTCTCTTATTCGGGCTCCTTCCAGCCAGCCCCCGGCAACAAGACCGTGACCTACTTGGGAAAGTTCGCCTTCGACTCCCCTTCCAACTGGTGCCAGGACAACATCATTAGCCTCATGAGCGCCGGCATCTTGGGGGTGCCCCCGGCCTCTGGGGCACTCAGCACGCAGACCTCCACGGCCAGCATGGTGCAGCCGCCGCAGGGGGAAGTGGAGGCCATGTATCCGGCGCTGCCCCCTTATTCTAACTGCAGTGATCTCTACTCGGAGCCTGTGTCTTTCCACGACCCCCAGGGCAACCCCGGGCTCGCCTATTCCCCCCAGGATTACCAATCGGCCAAACCGGCCTTGGACAGCAATCTCTTCCCCATGATTCCTGACTACAACCTATACCACCACCCCAACGACATGGGCTCCATTCCGGAGCACAAGCCCTTCCAGGGCATGGACCCCATCCGGGTCAACCCGCCCCCTATTACCCCCCTGGAGACCATCAAGGCATTCAAAGACAAGCAGATCCACCCGGGCTTTGGCAGCCTGCCCCAGCCGCCGCTCACGCTCAAGCCCATCCGGCCCCGCAAGTATCCCAACCGACCCAGCAAGACCCCGCTCCACGAGCGGCCCCACGCGTGCCCGGCGGAGGGCTGCGACCGCCGTTTCAGCCGCTCGGACGAGCTGACCCGGCACCTGCGCATCCACACGGGCCACAAGCCCTTCCAGTGCCGGATCTGTATGCGGAGCTTCAGCCGCAGCGACCACCTTACCACTCACATCCGCACGCATACGGGCGAGAAGCCCTTTGCCTGCGAGTTCTGCGGGCGCAAGTTTGCGCGCAGCGACGAGCGCAAGCGCCACGCCAAGATCCACCTCAAGCAAAAGGAGAAGAAGGCGGAGAAAGGGGGTGCGCCTTCTGCGTCCTCGGCGGCCCCGGTGTCCCTGGCCCCTGTGGTCACTACCTGCGCCTGA
- the EGR3 gene encoding early growth response protein 3 isoform X3: MEPCAAWSPRGGRENVMDIGLTNEKPNPELSYSGSFQPAPGNKTVTYLGKFAFDSPSNWCQDNIISLMSAGILGVPPASGALSTQTSTASMVQPPQGEVEAMYPALPPYSNCSDLYSEPVSFHDPQGNPGLAYSPQDYQSAKPALDSNLFPMIPDYNLYHHPNDMGSIPEHKPFQGMDPIRVNPPPITPLETIKAFKDKQIHPGFGSLPQPPLTLKPIRPRKYPNRPSKTPLHERPHACPAEGCDRRFSRSDELTRHLRIHTGHKPFQCRICMRSFSRSDHLTTHIRTHTGEKPFACEFCGRKFARSDERKRHAKIHLKQKEKKAEKGGAPSASSAAPVSLAPVVTTCA; the protein is encoded by the exons ATGGAGCCATGTGCGGCGTGGAGTCCCCGCGGTGGGAGAG AGAATGTGATGGATATCGGTCTGACCAACGAGAAGCCCAATCCGGAACTCTCTTATTCGGGCTCCTTCCAGCCAGCCCCCGGCAACAAGACCGTGACCTACTTGGGAAAGTTCGCCTTCGACTCCCCTTCCAACTGGTGCCAGGACAACATCATTAGCCTCATGAGCGCCGGCATCTTGGGGGTGCCCCCGGCCTCTGGGGCACTCAGCACGCAGACCTCCACGGCCAGCATGGTGCAGCCGCCGCAGGGGGAAGTGGAGGCCATGTATCCGGCGCTGCCCCCTTATTCTAACTGCAGTGATCTCTACTCGGAGCCTGTGTCTTTCCACGACCCCCAGGGCAACCCCGGGCTCGCCTATTCCCCCCAGGATTACCAATCGGCCAAACCGGCCTTGGACAGCAATCTCTTCCCCATGATTCCTGACTACAACCTATACCACCACCCCAACGACATGGGCTCCATTCCGGAGCACAAGCCCTTCCAGGGCATGGACCCCATCCGGGTCAACCCGCCCCCTATTACCCCCCTGGAGACCATCAAGGCATTCAAAGACAAGCAGATCCACCCGGGCTTTGGCAGCCTGCCCCAGCCGCCGCTCACGCTCAAGCCCATCCGGCCCCGCAAGTATCCCAACCGACCCAGCAAGACCCCGCTCCACGAGCGGCCCCACGCGTGCCCGGCGGAGGGCTGCGACCGCCGTTTCAGCCGCTCGGACGAGCTGACCCGGCACCTGCGCATCCACACGGGCCACAAGCCCTTCCAGTGCCGGATCTGTATGCGGAGCTTCAGCCGCAGCGACCACCTTACCACTCACATCCGCACGCATACGGGCGAGAAGCCCTTTGCCTGCGAGTTCTGCGGGCGCAAGTTTGCGCGCAGCGACGAGCGCAAGCGCCACGCCAAGATCCACCTCAAGCAAAAGGAGAAGAAGGCGGAGAAAGGGGGTGCGCCTTCTGCGTCCTCGGCGGCCCCGGTGTCCCTGGCCCCTGTGGTCACTACCTGCGCCTGA